The genomic interval CGTCGTCCCCGAGGTCGCGAGCCGCGCCCACCTGGAGGCGATGGTCCCGACCATCGAGCGGGCGCTGAAGGAGGCGGGCGTCCGCGCCCGCGACCTCGACGGCATCGCCGTCACGGCCGGCCCCGGCCTCGCGGGCGCCCTGCTCGTCGGTGTCGCGGCGGCGAAGGCGTACGCGTACGCCCTCGGCAAGCCCCTCTACGGCGTCAACCACCTCGCCTCGCACATCTGTGTGGACCAGCTCGAACACGGCGCGCTGCCCGAGCCGACCATGGCCCTGCTGGTCAGCGGCGGCCACTCCTCGCTGCTGCTGGCCCCCGACATCACCTCCGACGTCCGGCCCCTGGGCTCGACGGTCGACGACGCCGCGGGCGAGGCCTTCGACAAGGTCGCCCGCGTCCTGCACCTCGGCTTCCCCGGCGGCCCCGTCATCGACCGCTACGCCCGCGAGGGCGACCCCGACGCGATCCGCTTCCCCCGCGGTCTGACCGGCTCGCGCGACCCCGTCTACGACTTCTCCTTCTCCGGCCTGAAGACCGCCGTCGCCCGCTGGATCGAGGCCAAGCGGGCGGCCGGCGAGGAGGTGCCGGTCGCGGACGTCGCCGCGTCCTTCCAGGAGGCCGTCGTCGACGTCCTCACCCGCAAGGCCGTCCGGGCCTGCACGGACAACGGCGTCGACCACCTCATGATCGGCGGCGGCGTCGCCGCCAACACCCGGCTGCGGGCCCTGGCCGCCCGCCGCTGCGAGGCCGCGGGCATCACGCTGCGCGTGCCCCGCCCGAAGCTGTGCACGGACAACGGCGCCATGGTCGCGGCGCTGGGCGCGGAGATGGTCGCGCGGGGCCGCACGGCGTCCTCGTGGGGGCTGTCGGCCGACTCCTCGCTGCCCGTGACGGAGCCGCACGTCCCCGCGGGCCCCGGCGACCCGCACGGCTCCCACACGCACGACCACGTACACGAACTGAGCAAGAGGAACCTCTACGACGCATGACCGCCCTGCCGCCGCCCCCTCCCCCCGCGCACATACGCACCTGGCCCGACCGCCCGTCCCTGCTCGCCGACCGGGCCCGGGCGATCGGCCACCTCGTCCACGCCCAGCTGGCACCGCAGCGGCTGCTGCTCCTGTGGCTGCTGACCGCCCTGACGATCCTCGGCTGGGTGTTCGCCGTGCTGGGCCTCGAAGCCGCGGCGGACGGCGGCGTGGTCCGCTACGCCCACGCGGCGGCCTTCCTCCTCCTGGCCGGCTGCGCGGCCGTCCCCGCGGTCCTCGGCATCGCCTCCGGCCTCCGCGAGGACCGCCGGGCCCGCGACCGGCTGCGCCGCTGGACGGCCCTGGACCGCGACCCGTACGGCGACCAGGCGTACCGGGCGGCGGGCCTGACCTGGTTCTGGCTGCTGATGTCGCTGCTGCCGTCGGCCGGCGCGGTGGTCGTCGGCTGCGCCTACGTGGCGGAGGTCCTCTCGCGGCCGCCGGGGGAGATCGACGGGTCGACGTACGCCTACGCGGTGGGCTGCACGGGGCCGCTGGCGGTGGCGGGGGCGCAGGGGGTGGCGAAGGCGCTGGCACACCGGCGGTGGACGCGGGGGATGGAGAGCGTGAACGGCGGCCCGGTCCCGCGCCACGGGTGAGCCGCCGGGCGGCGGACCGGCCGGACGCGGTTCCGGCGGGCGTCTTCCGCTAGTCCGGCCGCCATCCGCTCATCCCCGTCGCGTCCATGGTCTCCGCGGCCCCGGCCTCCGCCTCGGACGGGCCGCCCCGCAGGCGTCGCAGGTCCGACGGCCGCACCTGGATCGCCAGCAGCGCGATCACCGCCGCGACCACCGTGAACGCCGCCGCGACGACGAAGGCCGCCGAGACCCCGGAGGTCAGCACCTCGTCCGACCACGGGCGCGGCAGCTGACCCGTGCGCTGGAAGGCCAGGCGCTCCGGTGGGGTGGCGGTTTCGAGGAAGCGGGGGACCTGGGTGCGGGCCTCGTCGCGGCTGGCCGTGCCGAAGACCGTGACCAGGATGGACAGGCCCAGCGAACCGCCCACCTGCTGGGTGGCGTTGAGCAGGCCGGACGCCGCGCCCGACTCGTGTGCGGGGACGCCGGAGACGGCCATCAGGGTGAGCGAGACGAACTGCATGCCCATGCCCAGGCTGAAGACGAGCATCGGGCCGAGGACGCTGCCCAGGTACGTGGAGTGGACGTCGGTGAGGGTCAGCCAGCTCAGTCCGCCGGCCGCCAGGATCGCGCCGGCCACCATGAAGGGCTTCGGCCCGTAGCGCGGCAGGAGCTGGGAGGCGATGCCCGCGCCGACGGCGATGACCGCGCTGACCGGCAGGAAGGCGAGCCCGGCCCGCAGCGGGCTGAAGCCCAGGACGTTCTGCACGAACAGGGTGAGGAAGAAGAACATGCCGAAGATCGCGGCGGCGAGGCTCAGCATGATCCCGTAGGTGCCCGCCCGGTTGCGGTCGGCGAACATCCTCAGCGGGGTGATCGGTTGCTTCGAACGCGACTCGACGAGGACGAACGCCGCGAGGAAGAGGAGCGCCGCGCCGAACGAGGCCAGGGTGATGCCGTCCCGCCAGCCCTCCTGGGCGGCGCGGATGAAGCCGTAGACGAGCAGGGCCATGCCGCAGGTCGAGGTGAGGGCGCCGGTGAGGTCGAAGTGGCCGGGGTGGCGTTCGGACTCGCTGATGCAGCGGGGCGTGGCGAGGGCGATGAGCAGGCCGATGGGGACGTTCACGAAGAGCACCCAGCGCCAGTCCAGCCACTCGACGAGGATGCCGCCCGCCAGCAGGCCGATGGCGCCGCCGCCCGCGGACACCGCGGCGAAGACGCCGAACGCCCTGTTGCGGGCGGGGCCTTCGGTGAAGGTGGTGGTGATCAGGGCGAGCGCGGTCGGTGAGGCGATCGCGCCGCCCACGCCCTGGAGCGCGCGGGCGGCGAGCAACTGGTGGGAGTCCTGGGCCAGGCCGCCGAGCAGGGAGGCGAGGACGAACAGCAGCACGCCGAAGACGAAGACCCGGCGCCGGCCGAGGATGTCACCGGCCCTGCCGCCGAGGAGCAGCAGTCCGCCGAAGGTGAGGGTGTAGGCGTTGACCACCCAGGCCAGGCTGGTGGTGGAGAAGTGCAGTGCGCTCTGGATGTGCGGCAGGGCGATGTTCACGATGGTGATGTCGAGGACCACCATCAGCTGGCACGAGGCGATGACGAGGAGCGCGGCGCCGTTGCCGCGCGCGTGTGCGGTGCCGGGCCCCGGATCGCCGGGGCCCGTGGCCGGAAGTGGTGTCGGCTGGGAGTTCGTCATGGCGGTGGTGCGTCCTGCGCGCGCGAGCGCGCCGTGGCCCGGCCCACGAAGACTTCGTGGGCCCGCGGAAGGGTGCGGTTCGCACCCTTCGTCCACCGTAAGGCCGCTACCCGGAGGCGGCCATTCGAGTGACGGGGGTGGGCGCTACGCGCGCGCCGGGTGCCCCAGCAGCATCGTCGGGGCACCGGCCACCCGGGTGAGCAGGATCGTGCAGGAGTTCGCGCCGTCGAGCTTGAGCTTCTTGCGGAGCTCCTCCGGCTCCACCGCCGAGCCGCGCTTCTTCACGGTCACGACGCCGACCTTCCGCTCGCGCAGCAGCGCCTTGAGCTTCTTCAGGTTGAAGGGCAGGACGTCGGTGATCTCGTACGCCGCGGCGTACGGCGTCTCCACCAGGTGGTCCGATGTCACGTACGCGATCGTCTCGTCGACGAGCCCGCCCGACACCCGCTCCGCGACGTCCGCGACCAGGTGCGCGCGGATCACCGCGCCGTCCGGCTCGTAGAGATAGCGGCCCACGGGGCGCACGGCCGGGTCCGGGAGCCCGGCGCCCACCAGTGTGTGCGGGCCGGGCAGCAGCGTCGCGCGCCGGGTGCCCGGGGCCGTGCCGAACCAGAGCACGGCCTCCTTCACATCGCCGCCGTCCGAGATCCACTCGGCCTCGGCCTCCTCCGGGACGGCCTCGTGGGGGACACCCGGGGCGATCTTGAGGGCGGCGTGCGGGGCCTTGAGCGCCGCCCCGACCGCCCAGGAGAGCGGCGGCGAATACGCCTCGGGGTCGAAGATCCGGCCCCGGCCGCCCCGCCGCGCGGGGTCGACGAAGACGGCGTCGTACCCCGCGGTGTCGATCTCCGCGACATCCGCGCGGCGCACCTCGATCAGCTCCGCGAGCCCCAGCGCCTCGGCGTTGGCCCGGGCGACCTCGCACGTCAGCGGGTCGCGGTCGACGGCCAGGACGCGGATGCCCAGCCGGGCCAGGGCGATCGCGTCGCCGCCGATGCCGCAGCAGAGATCGGCCACCGAACGGATGCCGAGCCCGGCGAAGCGGGCGGCGCGGTACTCGGCGACGGACTTCCTGGTGGACTGCTCGACGCCGTTCGGGGTGAAGAACATGCGGTACGCGTCCTCGGGGCCGAACTTCGCGACCGCGCGCTGCCGCAGCCGGGCCTGCCCGAGGGCCGCCGAGACCAGCTCGGCGGGGTGGTCCCGGCGCAGCCGGGTCGCCGTGGCGAGCTCCTGGGCGGGGTCGTGGTCGCGGAGCCCCGCGAGGAGCTGCCGGCCCTCGTCGGTGCGGAGGGCGGCGAAGGCGTCGAGGCTGGCAGCGGTCTGCGTGTTCGGTGCGGGCACGTGTCTCATTCTCGCCGACGGCGCGCCCCGGACGGAGGACCGGACGGGATCGTCACTCGAATACATGAACAACAATCGGAAGGGTGAGCCCCTCCATATCCGGCCTCCGGGCCCCCCGCCGCCGTCTCCGTACCACCGGTCCCGCCTGCGCCGCGGCCCTGCTCCTGGCCGGACTGCTCGCGGGCTGCTCGGGGTCGCCGGGATCCTCCTCCGGCCCGGACGAGGCGGCCGGCTCGCCCTCCCGTACGGGCACGGGCGCGGCCTCCCCGAGCGCCGCGCCGGATCCGGAGACCTACCGCCGCTGGGGGCTCGACAAGCCGCTCGCCGCGCCCCCGAAGCCGCCCGCGGCGAAGCTGACGGACGGGATGCGGCCGGGCGACGCGCCCAAGGTCGTCAAGCGGGTGCCCACCCAGGACAAGGTCGTCTTCGTGACCTTCGACGACGGGGCCGAGAAGGACCCCGAATTCGTGAAGATGGCCAAGGACCTCAAGCTGCCGTTCTCCATGTTCCTCACGGACGACATCGCCCGCGCGGGCCGCGGCTACGACTACTTCGAGCAGCTGCGGGGCGAGGCGGGCGCCGGAGGGAAGCGCAACGGCGTGCACAACCACACCCTCTCGCACCCCAACCTCCGCACCCTGTCGCCCGAGGCACAGCGCCGGGAGGTGTGCGGGCAGCAGGAGGCGCTGGAGAAGCGGTTCGGCACGCGCCCGCCCCTCTTCCGCCCGCCCTACGGCAACCTCGACGACGCCACGCTGACGGCCGCGGGCGGCTGCGGTGTGAAGGCGGTCGTGCTGTGGGAGGCGACGATGCAGATCAACGACATGCGCTACGCGGACGGCGGCAAGCTGCGCGCGGGCGACATCGTGCTGGCGCACTTCCGCGGGCCGCGGGAGCTCAAGGGCACGTCCATGACCGAGCACGTCACCAACATGCTGCGCAGCATCCAGCGGCAGGGGTTCACGGTGGCCCGCCTGGAGGATTACGTGTAGGGCCGGGCGCACGGAGCGGCGCCGTGGGCGCCGTGCGGGGAATCCGGAGGATTACGACCCCCGGCGCGCGGGCAGATCCACCTCCGCGCCGGGACGCCGGGGCGCGCCGCCCCGACCGGCCGGAACGCCGTGCGCGCACCCCGCGCGACGCGGCCGGGCCCGCTCCGGAACCCGCCCGGCGGGTGCTTACCCCCAGGGGTGAAATGCGAGCCCGCCGCACGGCGAATTGGCACTCCGCTTGACCGAGTGCTAACCGCGTCATAGTCTCGGCTCCGTTGGCACTCTCCACTCGGGAGTGCCAGCCGCAGCGACGGGCAGGATCCGGCACCCGCGACGACGGATGCTCCTGGTCGCCACCTCAGACAGATAACCCCGTGAGATCTCCGAAGGGGGAGGTCGGATCGTGACGACCACCAGCTCCAAGGTTGCCATCAAGCCGCTCGAGGACCGCATCGTGGTCCAGCCGCTCGACGCCGAGCAGACCACGGCCTCGGGCCTGGTCATTCCGGACACCGCCAAGGAGAAGCCCCAGGAGGGCGTCGTCCTGGCCGTGGGCCCGGGCCGCTTCGAGGAGGGCAACCGCCTTCCGCTCGACGTCTCCGTCGGCGATGTCGTGCTCTACAGCAAGTACGGCGGCACCGAGGTGAAGTACAACGGCGAGGAGTACCTCGTTCTCTCGGCTCGCGACGTTCTCGCGATCATCGAGAAGTAAGCCGGGGGTCCGGGGGTCGCTCCCCGGGCCGGTGCTGCACCCCGTTTGATGTGATCTGTGCCCTGGTCCCCGTGTCATTTCGACAATTGGGCACCAGGGCGCAGTTCGTTTGAGAGGACTTGAAGCAACTCATGGCGAAGATCCTGAAGTTCGACGAGGATGCCCGTCGCGCCCTCGAGCGCGGCGTCAACAAGCTGGCCGACACGGTCAAGGTGACGATCGGCCCCAAGGGCCGCAACGTCGTCATCGACAAGAAGTTCGGTGCCCCGACCATCACCAACGACGGTGTCACCATCGCGCGCGAGGTCGAGCTCGACGACCCGTACGAGAACCTGGGCGCCCAGCTCGTCAAGGAGGTGGCGACCAAGACCAACGACATCGCGGGTGACGGCACCACCACCGCGACCGTGCTGGCCCAGGCGCTGGTCCGCGAGGGTCTGCGCAACGTCGCCGCCGGCGCCTCCCCGGCCGCCCTGAAGAAGGGCATCGACGCCGCGGTCAAGGCCGTCTCCGACGAGCTGCTCGCGACCGCCCGTCCGATCGAGGACAAGTCCGACATCGCCGCCGTCGCCGCCCTGTCCGCCCAGGACAAGCAGGTCGGCGAGCTCATCGCCGAGGCGATGGACAAGGTCGGCAAGGACGGCGTCATCACCGTCGAGGAGTCGAACACCTTCGGCCTGGAGCTCGACTTCACCGAGGGCATGGCCTTCGACAAGGGTTACCTGTCCCCCTACATGGTGACCGACCAGGAGCGTATGGAGGCCGTCCTCGACGACCCGTACATCCTGATCCACCAGGGCAAGATCGCCTCGATCCAGGACCTGCTGCCGCTGCTGGAGAAGGTCATCCAGGCCGGCGCCAGCAAGCCGCTGCTGATCATCGCCGAGGACGTCGAGGGCGAGGCGCTCTCCACCCTCGTCGTCAACAAGATCCGTGGCACCTTCAACGCCGTGGCCGTCAAGGCCCCCGGCTTCGGTGACCGCCGCAAGGCGATGCTCGGCGACATGGCCACCCTCACCGGTGCCACCGTCATCGCCGAGGAGGTCGGCCTCAAGCTCGACCAGGCCGGTCTGGACGTGCTGGGCACCGCCCGCCGCGTGACGATCACCAAGGACGACACCACCATCGTCGACGGTGGCGGCAACTCCGGTGACGTCGAGGGCCGCGTCGCCCAGATCAAGGCCGAGATCGAGTCCACGGACTCCGACTGGGACCGCGAGAAGCTCCAGGAGCGCCTCGCCAAGCTCGCCGGTGGCGTCTGCGTCATCCGCGTGGGTGCGGCCACCGAGGTCGAGCTCAAGGAGAAGAAGCACCGTCTGGAGGACGCCATCTCCGCGACCCGCGCCGCGGTCGAGGAGGGCATCGTCTCCGGTGGTGGCTCCGCGCTCGTCCACGCCGTCAAGGTCCTCGAGGGCAACCTCGACAAGACCGGCGACGAGGCCACCGGTGTCGCCGTGGTCCGCCGCGCCGCCGTCGAGCCGCTGCGCTGGATCGCCGAGAACGCCGGCCTCGAGGGCTACGTCATCACCTCGAAGGTCTCCGAGCTCGACAAGGGCCAGGGCTTCAACGCCGCGACCGGCGAGTACGGCGACCTGGTGAAGGCCGGCGTCATCGACCCGGTCAAGGTCACCCGCTCCGCCCTGGAGAACGCCGCCTCCATCGCCTCCCTGCTGCTCACGACCGAGACCCTGGTCGTCGAGAAGCCGGCCGAGGAGGAGGCCGAGGCCGGTCACGGCCACGGTCACGCCCACTAGTTCCGGTACCCCCGGCTGGTCGCGCGCCTGACGCACCGAGGCCCGGCACCCCTTCGGGGGGTGCCGGGCCTCGGCCGTTTCCCGTACCGGCTACTTCGGTCCGTACTTACGGCCCGTCGTGGACGACGCCCGCGACACGACCCGGTGCGGCGCCAGCTTCATCAGGCCCGTGATCGCCTTGTACCGGGGGTCCGGAACGGACAGCGTCTTGCCGTGGCCCAGGTCCCGCAGCGCCGCCCCCACCAGCTTGTCCGCGTCCAGCCACAGCCAGCCGGGCACGTTGTCCGTCCCCATGCCGGCCCGCTCGTGGAACTCCGTCCGCACGAAACCGGGGCACAGCGCCATCAGCCGCACCCCGCTGCCGGCCATGTCCCGCGCCACGCCCTGGGTGAACTGCACGACCCACGCCTTGCTCGCCCCGTACGTGCCGCGCGGCACGAACGCCGCCACGGAGGCGACGTTGATGACCGCGCCCCGGTGGCGCTCGCGCATCGCCTCGGTCGCTGCGGCCGTCAGCCGCAGCACCGCCTCGCAGTGCACCTTGAGCATCTTCAGCTCGTCGGCCATCGAGACCTCGAGGAAGCGGCCCTTGTTGCCGAAGCCCGCGTTGTTGACCAGCAGGTGCACCGGGCGCGCGGGGTCACGGAGCCGGTCCTCCACCGCCTCGATGCCCTTGTCCTCGGACAGGTCCGCGGCGAGCACCTCCACCTCCACGCCGTGCCGGTCGTGGAGTTCGGTCGCCTGCTCGCCGAGCCGCTCCTCGTTACGGGCCACCAGCACGAGGTCGTGGCCCTCGCCCGCCAGCCGGCGGGCGAACGCGGCGCCGATCCCGGCGGTCGCGCCTGTGATCAATACAGTCGTCATACCGGCACGTTAGAGCCCGGCGGCGCCGGGCGTGCCGCCGCGGTCCCTTCGGGGTGGATCTTCAAGCCATCGTCAGGCGCTCGCCCGGTAGGCCAGCGCCTTCTCCCGAGTCGCCTCGGGGAGCGCGTCACCAGCAGCCAAAACGTCGGGCAGCAGGGTCCGTTCCGTGGTGCTCGCGCGGAACAGGAAGGAGACCGTGACGGAGTGGGCGGGGCGGTGGACGACCGTGACGGGATCACCCGCACGGACCTCCCCGGGGGTTATCACCCGAAGGTAGGCGCCGGGGACCGCGGCCTGGGTGAAGCGCTTCATCCAGCCCTGTTCGCCCAGCCAGTCGGCGAACATCCGGCAGGGGATGCGGGGTGACGTCACCTCCAGCACCAGCTCCGGGCCGACGCGCCAGCGCTCGCCGACGAGCGCGCCGCTGACGTCGATCCCCTGGGTGGTGAAGTTCTCGCCGAAGGTCCCGTCGGGCAGCGCCCGGCCCAGCTCCCGCTGCCAGCGGTCGAGGTCCTCGCGGGCGTACGCGTAGACGGCCTGGTCGTCGCCGCCGTGCAGGTGCAGGTGGGTGATGGTGTCGCCGGCCAGTCCGCTGCCGCCCA from Streptomyces albireticuli carries:
- the tsaD gene encoding tRNA (adenosine(37)-N6)-threonylcarbamoyltransferase complex transferase subunit TsaD, whose protein sequence is MALRADEPLVLGIETSCDETGVGIVRGHTLLADAVASSVDEHARFGGVVPEVASRAHLEAMVPTIERALKEAGVRARDLDGIAVTAGPGLAGALLVGVAAAKAYAYALGKPLYGVNHLASHICVDQLEHGALPEPTMALLVSGGHSSLLLAPDITSDVRPLGSTVDDAAGEAFDKVARVLHLGFPGGPVIDRYAREGDPDAIRFPRGLTGSRDPVYDFSFSGLKTAVARWIEAKRAAGEEVPVADVAASFQEAVVDVLTRKAVRACTDNGVDHLMIGGGVAANTRLRALAARRCEAAGITLRVPRPKLCTDNGAMVAALGAEMVARGRTASSWGLSADSSLPVTEPHVPAGPGDPHGSHTHDHVHELSKRNLYDA
- the groL gene encoding chaperonin GroEL (60 kDa chaperone family; promotes refolding of misfolded polypeptides especially under stressful conditions; forms two stacked rings of heptamers to form a barrel-shaped 14mer; ends can be capped by GroES; misfolded proteins enter the barrel where they are refolded when GroES binds), translating into MAKILKFDEDARRALERGVNKLADTVKVTIGPKGRNVVIDKKFGAPTITNDGVTIAREVELDDPYENLGAQLVKEVATKTNDIAGDGTTTATVLAQALVREGLRNVAAGASPAALKKGIDAAVKAVSDELLATARPIEDKSDIAAVAALSAQDKQVGELIAEAMDKVGKDGVITVEESNTFGLELDFTEGMAFDKGYLSPYMVTDQERMEAVLDDPYILIHQGKIASIQDLLPLLEKVIQAGASKPLLIIAEDVEGEALSTLVVNKIRGTFNAVAVKAPGFGDRRKAMLGDMATLTGATVIAEEVGLKLDQAGLDVLGTARRVTITKDDTTIVDGGGNSGDVEGRVAQIKAEIESTDSDWDREKLQERLAKLAGGVCVIRVGAATEVELKEKKHRLEDAISATRAAVEEGIVSGGGSALVHAVKVLEGNLDKTGDEATGVAVVRRAAVEPLRWIAENAGLEGYVITSKVSELDKGQGFNAATGEYGDLVKAGVIDPVKVTRSALENAASIASLLLTTETLVVEKPAEEEAEAGHGHGHAH
- a CDS encoding MOSC domain-containing protein; its protein translation is MSSPSVSLPSPSPSPAPSLLSVNVGRDTTDELTGFTPGLRTGIDKRPVAGPVAVAAPGPRGVGGSGLAGDTITHLHLHGGDDQAVYAYAREDLDRWQRELGRALPDGTFGENFTTQGIDVSGALVGERWRVGPELVLEVTSPRIPCRMFADWLGEQGWMKRFTQAAVPGAYLRVITPGEVRAGDPVTVVHRPAHSVTVSFLFRASTTERTLLPDVLAAGDALPEATREKALAYRASA
- a CDS encoding polysaccharide deacetylase family protein, which encodes MSPSISGLRAPRRRLRTTGPACAAALLLAGLLAGCSGSPGSSSGPDEAAGSPSRTGTGAASPSAAPDPETYRRWGLDKPLAAPPKPPAAKLTDGMRPGDAPKVVKRVPTQDKVVFVTFDDGAEKDPEFVKMAKDLKLPFSMFLTDDIARAGRGYDYFEQLRGEAGAGGKRNGVHNHTLSHPNLRTLSPEAQRREVCGQQEALEKRFGTRPPLFRPPYGNLDDATLTAAGGCGVKAVVLWEATMQINDMRYADGGKLRAGDIVLAHFRGPRELKGTSMTEHVTNMLRSIQRQGFTVARLEDYV
- a CDS encoding MFS transporter, which produces MTNSQPTPLPATGPGDPGPGTAHARGNGAALLVIASCQLMVVLDITIVNIALPHIQSALHFSTTSLAWVVNAYTLTFGGLLLLGGRAGDILGRRRVFVFGVLLFVLASLLGGLAQDSHQLLAARALQGVGGAIASPTALALITTTFTEGPARNRAFGVFAAVSAGGGAIGLLAGGILVEWLDWRWVLFVNVPIGLLIALATPRCISESERHPGHFDLTGALTSTCGMALLVYGFIRAAQEGWRDGITLASFGAALLFLAAFVLVESRSKQPITPLRMFADRNRAGTYGIMLSLAAAIFGMFFFLTLFVQNVLGFSPLRAGLAFLPVSAVIAVGAGIASQLLPRYGPKPFMVAGAILAAGGLSWLTLTDVHSTYLGSVLGPMLVFSLGMGMQFVSLTLMAVSGVPAHESGAASGLLNATQQVGGSLGLSILVTVFGTASRDEARTQVPRFLETATPPERLAFQRTGQLPRPWSDEVLTSGVSAAFVVAAAFTVVAAVIALLAIQVRPSDLRRLRGGPSEAEAGAAETMDATGMSGWRPD
- the groES gene encoding co-chaperone GroES — encoded protein: MTTTSSKVAIKPLEDRIVVQPLDAEQTTASGLVIPDTAKEKPQEGVVLAVGPGRFEEGNRLPLDVSVGDVVLYSKYGGTEVKYNGEEYLVLSARDVLAIIEK
- a CDS encoding THUMP-like domain-containing protein — its product is MRHVPAPNTQTAASLDAFAALRTDEGRQLLAGLRDHDPAQELATATRLRRDHPAELVSAALGQARLRQRAVAKFGPEDAYRMFFTPNGVEQSTRKSVAEYRAARFAGLGIRSVADLCCGIGGDAIALARLGIRVLAVDRDPLTCEVARANAEALGLAELIEVRRADVAEIDTAGYDAVFVDPARRGGRGRIFDPEAYSPPLSWAVGAALKAPHAALKIAPGVPHEAVPEEAEAEWISDGGDVKEAVLWFGTAPGTRRATLLPGPHTLVGAGLPDPAVRPVGRYLYEPDGAVIRAHLVADVAERVSGGLVDETIAYVTSDHLVETPYAAAYEITDVLPFNLKKLKALLRERKVGVVTVKKRGSAVEPEELRKKLKLDGANSCTILLTRVAGAPTMLLGHPARA
- a CDS encoding SDR family NAD(P)-dependent oxidoreductase produces the protein MTTVLITGATAGIGAAFARRLAGEGHDLVLVARNEERLGEQATELHDRHGVEVEVLAADLSEDKGIEAVEDRLRDPARPVHLLVNNAGFGNKGRFLEVSMADELKMLKVHCEAVLRLTAAATEAMRERHRGAVINVASVAAFVPRGTYGASKAWVVQFTQGVARDMAGSGVRLMALCPGFVRTEFHERAGMGTDNVPGWLWLDADKLVGAALRDLGHGKTLSVPDPRYKAITGLMKLAPHRVVSRASSTTGRKYGPK